In the bacterium genome, one interval contains:
- a CDS encoding glycosyltransferase family 2 protein yields MRDGEGVSVIIPTCDRPLLLRRALASVCAQTRPPTEIIVVDDGRAAAAPRALDDPAVRVVRNDHARGASGARNCGAARARGPLLAFLDDDDDWLPTYLASALARIAADGLDVLCTDILYVDDEDGSERPGKAAPAALDPAAFLTRNPGLVGSNIILRAAVFRAVGGFDETLPAANDMDFGIRLSLHGGLRYAPLHAALVRHHRHRGPRLGMHRGDAMRAGIRRFFALHGARMSAAQRDEFARRMRRLWGIDEHGRDREP; encoded by the coding sequence GTGCGAGACGGTGAGGGGGTCAGCGTCATCATTCCCACCTGCGACCGTCCGCTCCTCCTGCGGCGCGCTCTCGCCTCGGTGTGCGCGCAGACGCGGCCGCCGACCGAGATCATCGTCGTCGACGACGGGCGCGCCGCCGCGGCGCCGCGGGCGCTCGACGACCCAGCCGTGCGGGTGGTGCGCAACGACCACGCCCGCGGCGCCAGCGGGGCGCGCAACTGCGGCGCGGCGCGCGCCCGCGGCCCGCTGCTGGCGTTCCTCGACGACGACGACGACTGGCTGCCGACCTACCTGGCGAGCGCGCTGGCGCGCATCGCCGCCGACGGGCTCGACGTCCTGTGCACCGACATCCTGTACGTCGACGACGAGGACGGCAGCGAGCGGCCGGGGAAGGCGGCGCCGGCGGCGCTCGATCCGGCGGCGTTCCTCACCCGCAATCCCGGCCTCGTCGGCTCGAACATCATCCTGCGCGCCGCCGTCTTCCGGGCGGTCGGCGGTTTCGACGAGACGCTGCCGGCCGCCAACGACATGGACTTCGGCATCCGCCTGAGCCTGCACGGGGGGCTGCGCTACGCGCCGCTGCACGCGGCGTTGGTCCGCCACCACCGGCATCGCGGGCCGCGCCTCGGCATGCACCGCGGCGACGCGATGCGCGCCGGCATCCGGCGCTTCTTCGCCCTGCACGGCGCCCGCATGAGCGCCGCGCAGCGCGACGAGTTCGCGCGCCGGATGCGACGCCTGTGGGGCATCGACGAGCACGGCCGCGACCGCGAGCCGTGA
- a CDS encoding ABC transporter ATP-binding protein has translation MIGSRLLPSALEQRVQALRRSAVWALRAAWTTGPGLLAGVTTVSLVRGLIPAGLALSARGIVNGAVGGLHAGAPALGPVLPWLLFGFVLTVLEGLAGLAGPLLRQRLRDQLATRLTSEVMSHAAALELAFLEDPRAQDALQRAKDDPAGHVTTFLTNAISAASNALQIASLVAILVVIEPWVVAVVLVLAVPYLWSQARLTSEQHALERSRTAKRRWTQYFVGTLTSAASAAEVQLLRLAPLLTRRFRALMEEFRTQDWILARRGFWRGAGFVTIATAAIYAAFVHVCWRALHGGLSVGDLAIFGAASARMRQTLESFVQFATQAIGETLYVGDVIDFLAARPRRDAAPTAAPPATSRVGLELRDVHFTYPGAGEPALCGIDLRIAPGETVALVGENGAGKTTLVKLLARLYDPDQGSILFDGRDLRDLSRDALQRRIAFVFQGFGRYEASAGDNIAYGDWERLLADRDAVAAIARTAGVEALLARLPRGYDTHLGRLFGEADLSAGQWQKLAVARAFARDAALLILDEPTSNLDARAEHALFEQFRTLAEGRTTIIVSHRFSTVSMAHRIVVLDKGRVVEAGTHAELLARAGHYATLYSLHERTGLRAAG, from the coding sequence ATGATCGGCTCGCGTTTGCTTCCCTCGGCGCTCGAGCAGCGCGTCCAGGCGCTGCGGCGCAGTGCGGTGTGGGCGTTGCGCGCGGCCTGGACGACGGGTCCGGGGCTGCTCGCCGGCGTCACCACGGTGTCGCTGGTTCGCGGCCTCATCCCGGCCGGCCTGGCGCTGAGCGCCCGCGGGATCGTCAACGGCGCCGTCGGCGGCCTGCACGCCGGCGCGCCGGCGCTCGGGCCGGTGCTGCCGTGGCTGCTGTTCGGCTTCGTTCTCACCGTCCTCGAGGGGCTCGCCGGGCTCGCCGGACCGCTGCTGCGCCAGCGCCTGCGCGATCAGCTCGCCACCCGGCTGACCAGCGAGGTGATGTCGCACGCGGCGGCGCTCGAGCTCGCTTTCCTCGAGGATCCGCGCGCCCAGGACGCGCTGCAGCGCGCCAAGGACGACCCGGCGGGCCACGTCACCACCTTCCTCACCAACGCCATCTCGGCGGCCAGCAATGCGCTGCAGATCGCCTCGCTGGTCGCCATCCTGGTGGTCATCGAGCCCTGGGTGGTCGCAGTGGTGCTGGTGCTCGCCGTGCCGTACCTGTGGTCGCAGGCGCGCCTCACCAGCGAACAGCACGCGCTCGAGCGCTCGCGCACCGCCAAGCGGCGCTGGACGCAGTACTTCGTCGGCACGCTGACCAGCGCCGCCTCGGCCGCCGAGGTGCAGTTGCTGCGCCTGGCGCCGCTGCTGACGCGCCGCTTCCGCGCCCTGATGGAGGAGTTCCGGACCCAGGACTGGATCCTGGCGCGGCGCGGCTTCTGGCGCGGCGCCGGCTTCGTCACCATCGCCACGGCGGCGATCTACGCCGCCTTCGTCCACGTCTGCTGGCGGGCGCTGCACGGCGGGCTCAGCGTCGGCGACCTGGCGATCTTCGGCGCCGCCAGCGCCCGCATGCGGCAAACGCTCGAGTCGTTCGTGCAGTTCGCGACCCAGGCGATCGGCGAGACGCTGTACGTCGGCGACGTCATCGACTTCCTCGCCGCGCGCCCGCGGCGCGACGCCGCGCCGACCGCGGCGCCGCCGGCGACCAGCCGCGTCGGGCTGGAGCTGCGCGACGTCCACTTCACCTACCCCGGCGCCGGCGAGCCGGCGCTGTGCGGCATCGACCTGCGCATCGCGCCCGGCGAGACCGTCGCGCTGGTCGGCGAGAACGGCGCCGGCAAGACGACGCTGGTGAAGCTGCTGGCGCGGCTCTACGACCCCGACCAGGGGAGCATCCTGTTCGACGGCCGCGATCTGCGCGACCTCTCGCGCGACGCCCTGCAGCGGCGCATCGCCTTCGTCTTCCAGGGCTTCGGCCGCTACGAGGCGAGCGCCGGCGACAACATCGCGTACGGCGACTGGGAGCGGCTGCTGGCGGACCGCGACGCGGTCGCCGCCATCGCCCGCACCGCCGGCGTCGAGGCGCTGCTCGCCCGCCTGCCGCGCGGCTACGACACCCATCTCGGGCGCCTGTTCGGCGAGGCCGACCTGTCCGCCGGCCAGTGGCAGAAGCTGGCGGTGGCGCGCGCCTTCGCCCGCGACGCGGCGCTGCTCATCCTCGACGAGCCGACCTCGAACCTCGACGCGCGCGCCGAGCACGCCCTGTTCGAGCAGTTCCGCACCCTCGCCGAGGGGCGGACGACGATCATCGTCTCGCACCGCTTCTCCACCGTCAGCATGGCGCACCGCATCGTCGTGCTCGACAAGGGCCGCGTGGTCGAGGCCGGAACGCACGCCGAGTTGCTCGCCCGCGCCGGCCACTACGCCACGCTCTACAGTCTGCACGAGCGCACCGGCCTGCGGGCCGCGGGTTGA
- a CDS encoding glycosyltransferase, with product MTALLTIFLVAAALLWLSVFGYLLALLALAGHRHWRRQPVSELPPIAVLMATLNEIDDIDAKLAELARCDYPAGRLRLVIVDGGSTDGTVARIEAARAAGVPIELLRPPQTQTKLEQLRFALEQVDEELVVTTDADTALDPGCVRALVELLVSDPSTAVVGARVRPGTDLLEERVYWWFLNSLWWLEGEALSAAIVSGVCYAVRRSVVLAAPRAEGADDVLFALAAGAHGHGVRLCRAAGAVETRVPHTLAEFVSFRRRRGAGYLGALVAPLPAHGVNGWRLARAVRLFHFMVSPFIAGGLLLLGLALLAAGHWTWPLLAGAAFVLPIAAALFASRTLAALGVSRMRLGLAAVRLVGLLWVSVLMTPRAMPISPRRTAATGADATVRRGEESPASDC from the coding sequence ATGACCGCCCTGCTGACCATTTTTCTCGTCGCCGCCGCGCTGCTCTGGCTGTCGGTCTTCGGCTACCTGCTGGCGCTCCTCGCCCTGGCCGGCCACCGCCACTGGCGGCGCCAGCCGGTGAGCGAGCTGCCGCCGATCGCCGTGCTGATGGCGACGCTGAACGAGATCGACGACATCGACGCCAAGCTCGCCGAGCTGGCGCGCTGCGACTACCCGGCGGGACGGCTGCGCCTGGTGATCGTCGACGGCGGGTCGACCGACGGCACCGTGGCCCGCATCGAGGCGGCGCGGGCGGCCGGCGTGCCGATCGAGCTCCTGCGCCCCCCGCAGACGCAGACCAAGCTGGAGCAGCTACGCTTCGCCCTCGAGCAGGTCGACGAGGAGTTGGTGGTCACCACCGACGCCGACACCGCGCTCGATCCCGGCTGCGTCCGCGCCCTGGTCGAGCTGCTGGTGAGCGACCCGTCCACCGCGGTGGTCGGCGCGCGGGTGCGGCCGGGGACGGACCTGCTCGAGGAGCGCGTCTACTGGTGGTTCCTGAACTCGTTGTGGTGGCTCGAGGGCGAGGCGCTGTCGGCGGCGATCGTCTCCGGTGTCTGTTACGCCGTGCGCCGCTCGGTCGTGCTCGCCGCGCCACGCGCCGAGGGCGCCGACGACGTCCTCTTCGCGCTCGCCGCCGGCGCGCACGGCCACGGCGTGCGCCTGTGCCGCGCCGCCGGCGCGGTCGAGACGCGCGTCCCCCACACCCTCGCCGAGTTCGTCAGTTTCCGCCGCCGCCGCGGCGCCGGCTACCTCGGCGCGCTGGTCGCGCCGCTGCCGGCGCACGGGGTGAACGGCTGGCGCCTGGCCCGCGCCGTCCGCCTCTTCCACTTCATGGTCTCGCCCTTCATCGCCGGCGGTCTGCTGCTGCTGGGGCTGGCGCTGCTCGCCGCCGGACACTGGACCTGGCCGCTGCTCGCTGGCGCGGCCTTCGTGCTGCCGATCGCCGCGGCGCTCTTCGCCTCGCGCACGCTGGCCGCGCTCGGCGTCTCGCGGATGCGGCTGGGCCTCGCCGCGGTGCGCCTGGTCGGCCTGCTCTGGGTCTCGGTGCTGATGACCCCGCGGGCGATGCCGATCTCGCCCCGCCGCACCGCCGCGACCGGCGCCGACGCCACCGTGCGGCGCGGCGAGGAATCGCCTGCCTCCGACTGCTGA
- a CDS encoding dodecin domain-containing protein codes for MAESVYKVIELVGTSTESWEKAATAAVKRASKTLRDLRVAEVVELDMALEKGKVAVFRAKVRVSFKYEDR; via the coding sequence ATGGCGGAAAGCGTCTACAAGGTCATCGAACTGGTGGGCACCAGCACCGAATCGTGGGAGAAGGCCGCGACGGCGGCGGTGAAGCGGGCGTCGAAGACGCTGCGCGACCTGCGCGTCGCCGAGGTCGTCGAGCTCGACATGGCGCTGGAGAAGGGCAAGGTCGCCGTGTTCCGCGCCAAGGTGCGGGTCTCGTTCAAATACGAGGACCGCTGA
- a CDS encoding glycosyltransferase, which translates to MRIAFVTDTYEDGISGGAVTGVRFVEALRRRHEVTVVATGAPAPGKVCVPGFQVPIRAMRENRITFGWPSRDILERVFASVDLVHVQFPFYFGMAAVKIARRMGVPLVTAFHVQPENFVYNIGIRSPRIVAWMHRWWIRRFFEPSDAVVVPSPFAAERLRQYGLTTPTWVISNGAHVTPRPRAPRRERRPPPYLLLCVGRLAPEKRQDVIIDAVARCRHREQVRLVVAGAGHLEARLRARAAKRGLPVEFGYVSDERLQQLYDEATLFIHAGEVELEGMAVVDAMAAGLPVLVADAPDSASRAFASGPEFRFRPGDVDDLAAHIDALLDAPALLAAGARRSLERASQHEFQRSARTLEQLYETVLAQSRSGASRRGAA; encoded by the coding sequence ATGCGGATCGCGTTCGTCACCGACACATACGAAGACGGCATCTCGGGCGGCGCGGTCACCGGGGTGCGCTTCGTCGAGGCGCTGCGCCGCCGCCACGAGGTCACCGTCGTCGCCACGGGCGCCCCGGCCCCCGGCAAGGTGTGCGTGCCCGGGTTCCAGGTGCCCATCCGCGCCATGCGTGAGAACCGCATCACCTTCGGCTGGCCGTCGCGCGACATCCTGGAGCGCGTCTTCGCCAGCGTCGACCTGGTGCACGTCCAGTTTCCCTTCTACTTCGGCATGGCGGCGGTGAAGATCGCCCGACGGATGGGGGTGCCGCTGGTCACCGCCTTTCACGTCCAGCCCGAGAATTTCGTCTACAACATCGGCATCCGCTCACCGCGCATCGTCGCCTGGATGCACCGCTGGTGGATCCGGCGCTTCTTCGAGCCCTCGGACGCCGTGGTCGTGCCATCGCCGTTCGCGGCCGAGCGGCTGCGGCAGTATGGCCTGACGACGCCGACCTGGGTGATCTCCAATGGCGCCCATGTGACGCCGCGGCCGCGCGCGCCGCGGCGCGAGCGCCGCCCGCCGCCCTACCTGCTGCTGTGCGTCGGCCGCCTGGCGCCGGAGAAGCGGCAGGACGTGATCATCGATGCGGTGGCGCGCTGCCGGCATCGCGAGCAGGTCCGGTTGGTGGTCGCCGGCGCCGGCCACCTCGAGGCGCGCCTGCGGGCGCGCGCCGCCAAGCGCGGACTGCCGGTGGAGTTCGGCTACGTGAGCGACGAACGCCTGCAGCAGCTCTACGACGAGGCGACGCTGTTCATCCACGCCGGCGAGGTCGAGCTCGAGGGCATGGCGGTGGTCGACGCCATGGCCGCCGGCCTGCCGGTGCTGGTCGCCGATGCGCCCGACAGCGCCTCGCGCGCGTTCGCGTCGGGGCCCGAGTTCCGCTTCCGCCCGGGCGACGTGGACGACCTCGCGGCGCACATCGATGCGCTGCTCGACGCCCCGGCGCTGCTCGCCGCCGGCGCCCGCCGCAGCCTCGAGCGCGCCAGCCAGCACGAATTCCAACGCTCCGCCCGCACCCTCGAGCAGCTCTACGAGACGGTGCTGGCGCAGTCGCGCTCGGGCGCGTCGCGGCGCGGCGCCGCGTAG
- a CDS encoding CBS domain-containing protein, which produces MPRPSRLTALDRMDAVVLDTETTGLDVAQARIVQISAVRVAAGRVLAEQTFDALVNPGGPIPPASTAIHGITDAMVAAAPPFATVKTAFDRFRGDAVLIGQSIGFDLAVLLRETRRLGQRWEPPRFLDTKLLAAALDPEAGELGLDALAERLGVRIGDRHRALADALVTAEIFVRLLPRLAAAGVSTIADAEARANAQTRIRSRQVAEGWYDATSVEALANGESSSDAATLARLDAIPYRHRIADVMRPAPIVPPAATIAEAIARLLAEDCGALLAGDPASGRVDGIVTGRDLLRAVAADGAAALTRKLEAVMSAPVSALPPDALLHRAMARMQRLGIRHLAVTDAGDRGLGVLSLRDLLAGPAADALALDDRLSAARSPRELAAARAALPDLVRALRADGVPADEIAAVISVDLRELLARAAMQAEKRMESRGDGRPPVPYALLALARLGRGECLLAPELAHAIVYASGSAGGAEAAWFAAFAGQLAEVLAEADALGGDTVPRAADPAWCRSLADWRHQLAAWAGDAPDAAAAAALLDFTVAHGDGELADELRDLAVAIAGSSASLVRALLPPGRPAAAVDGRRIDLGPALGAFESAARALAVASHLATRPTARRFADAASLTGMSRATVDDLTAAHARLLELALAQQDADAAAGGVPSLLVEPARLDAPTRAELDALLRHAAGAGDVVRAALALV; this is translated from the coding sequence ATGCCGCGCCCCAGCCGTCTCACCGCCCTCGATCGCATGGACGCGGTGGTCCTCGACACCGAAACCACCGGCCTGGACGTCGCCCAGGCGCGCATCGTCCAGATCAGCGCCGTGCGCGTCGCCGCCGGGCGCGTGTTGGCCGAGCAGACGTTCGACGCGCTGGTCAACCCCGGCGGGCCGATCCCCCCTGCCTCCACGGCCATCCACGGCATCACCGACGCCATGGTCGCCGCGGCCCCGCCCTTCGCCACCGTCAAGACCGCCTTCGACCGCTTCCGCGGCGACGCGGTGCTGATCGGCCAGAGCATCGGCTTCGACCTGGCGGTGCTGCTGCGCGAGACGCGCCGCCTCGGCCAGCGCTGGGAGCCGCCGCGCTTCCTCGACACCAAGCTGCTCGCCGCCGCGCTCGATCCCGAGGCGGGCGAGCTCGGGCTCGACGCCCTGGCGGAACGGCTCGGGGTGCGGATCGGCGATCGCCATCGCGCCCTCGCCGACGCCCTGGTCACCGCCGAGATCTTCGTCCGCCTGCTGCCGCGCCTCGCCGCCGCCGGCGTGTCGACGATCGCCGACGCCGAAGCGCGCGCCAACGCGCAGACGCGGATCCGCTCCCGCCAGGTCGCCGAAGGCTGGTACGACGCCACCTCGGTCGAGGCGCTCGCGAACGGGGAGTCGAGCAGCGACGCGGCGACGCTGGCGCGCCTCGACGCCATCCCCTACCGCCATCGCATCGCCGACGTGATGCGGCCGGCGCCGATCGTGCCGCCGGCGGCGACCATCGCCGAGGCGATCGCGCGCCTGCTCGCCGAGGACTGCGGCGCGCTGCTCGCCGGCGACCCGGCGAGCGGCCGCGTCGACGGCATCGTCACCGGCCGCGACCTGCTGCGCGCCGTCGCCGCCGACGGCGCCGCGGCGCTGACGCGCAAGCTGGAGGCGGTGATGAGCGCGCCGGTGAGCGCCCTGCCGCCGGACGCGCTGCTGCACCGGGCGATGGCGCGCATGCAGCGACTCGGCATCCGCCACCTGGCGGTCACCGACGCCGGCGACCGCGGCCTCGGCGTGCTGTCGCTGCGCGACCTGCTCGCCGGACCGGCCGCCGATGCCCTGGCGCTCGATGACCGGCTCTCCGCTGCGCGCTCGCCGCGCGAGCTGGCGGCGGCGCGCGCCGCGCTGCCCGACCTGGTGCGGGCGCTGCGCGCCGACGGCGTCCCGGCCGACGAGATCGCGGCGGTGATCAGCGTCGACCTGCGCGAGCTCCTCGCGCGCGCCGCGATGCAGGCGGAGAAGCGCATGGAGAGCCGTGGCGACGGCCGCCCGCCGGTGCCCTACGCGCTGCTGGCGCTCGCCCGCCTCGGGCGCGGCGAGTGCCTGTTGGCGCCCGAGCTGGCGCACGCCATCGTCTACGCCAGCGGCAGCGCCGGCGGTGCGGAGGCGGCGTGGTTCGCCGCCTTCGCCGGACAGCTCGCCGAGGTGCTCGCCGAAGCCGACGCGCTGGGCGGCGACACCGTCCCGCGCGCCGCCGACCCCGCCTGGTGCCGCAGCCTCGCCGACTGGCGCCACCAACTGGCCGCGTGGGCCGGTGACGCGCCCGACGCGGCGGCGGCGGCGGCCCTGCTCGACTTCACCGTCGCGCACGGCGACGGCGAGCTCGCCGACGAGCTGCGCGACCTGGCGGTCGCCATCGCCGGCAGCAGCGCATCGCTGGTGCGGGCGCTGCTGCCGCCCGGGCGGCCGGCGGCGGCGGTCGACGGGCGGCGCATCGACCTCGGACCGGCGCTCGGCGCTTTCGAGTCGGCGGCGCGCGCCCTGGCCGTCGCCTCGCATCTCGCCACCCGGCCGACCGCCAGGCGCTTCGCCGACGCGGCATCCCTCACCGGCATGTCGCGCGCCACCGTCGACGATCTGACGGCGGCGCACGCGCGGCTGCTCGAGCTGGCGCTGGCGCAGCAGGACGCGGACGCCGCGGCCGGCGGCGTGCCGTCACTGCTCGTCGAACCGGCGCGCCTGGATGCTCCCACCCGCGCCGAGCTCGACGCCCTGCTGCGCCACGCCGCCGGCGCCGGCGACGTGGTGCGCGCCGCCCTGGCGCTGGTGTGA
- a CDS encoding META domain-containing protein → MDAARRTRQAMRAIGWGAALAVALAACATRPPAPATRPVSAHDLLGTEWLAEDVGGAGVAEGSHSTLRFAAATQVDGDTGCNRFSGPLTEDGAGIRIGPLATTRRACAPALMDQERRYLAALARATGWQRENDRLILLDDARQPVVRYSQVEPHLPTRP, encoded by the coding sequence GTGGACGCGGCGCGGCGGACACGGCAGGCGATGCGCGCCATCGGCTGGGGCGCCGCCCTGGCAGTGGCGCTCGCCGCCTGCGCGACGCGGCCGCCGGCGCCGGCGACGCGTCCGGTGTCGGCGCACGACCTGCTCGGCACCGAATGGCTGGCCGAGGACGTCGGCGGCGCCGGCGTCGCCGAGGGTTCCCACTCGACCCTGCGCTTCGCCGCCGCCACCCAGGTCGACGGCGACACCGGCTGCAACCGCTTCAGCGGACCGCTGACCGAGGACGGCGCCGGCATCCGTATCGGCCCGCTCGCCACCACCCGCCGCGCCTGCGCCCCGGCGCTGATGGACCAGGAACGCCGCTACCTCGCCGCCCTGGCGCGCGCCACCGGCTGGCAACGCGAGAACGACCGGCTGATCCTGCTCGACGACGCCCGGCAGCCGGTGGTGCGCTACTCGCAGGTCGAGCCCCACCTGCCGACGCGCCCGTAG